The nucleotide window TCTTTTACTAAACTCTTAAATGGGCTCCCTTGTGGCTTCTCACGCCAATAGAAACATTTTCCCAGCGAGAAAATAACAACTCCAACTAAATTAGCGGCTACACAAATCCCAAATCCCAATTTCCAACCAAGTATATTATCCTCCATATAAGCAATTGCTGTGGCTCTAGTAACAGAAGAATCGAACATAGAAAACAAGTATCAGTTGAAGAAAGTCACTCGATGTTGGGGTTCATCAGATTGGTTGGCTCCCATTGTTGCTAAAGCAAATCGTGTTCCCCCCTTGCCTAAAGTTGCCAGAGTAATACCTGAATATAGTACTGTAAATTGGAGCTTCGATAGGGTTTTGCAAAAAACTTGAACCCATTTCACATGGAGGAGGCCTCAAGCTGTCAAATGAAGGTGTCATGGCGAGAATTGTTATTCCGGTGAAAAGTGCTACATAGTTAGAAATCTTAATGCTTTTGCGCTTTGATATGAGAATGACAGTGAAAGAGCCCTAAGAGAGAGAGTCAGCAATGATATTGGCTCCAATGACGGTAAATAGATTGAAACAACCATTGACCTAAAGATTTGAGTAGCGTTGATGCTATCCATATGGAATTCTTGAATTAAATCCAAGCTGATGACCTTAcatttgtgtgtatatatttatttatagaatttttttgttgtctAGTAAAAAAGCATTGATATGCTTGTCCATTGTCATCGCACTAATTCACTGAACTTGTTTAGTTTCTTTTTAAAAGGGTGGCATCAgtcaaaaggagaaagaaagaaaaacccAACTTAAAATGTTACAAAGCGACCAAATCTGACGCAGGGCTCCTCGCATTGTAAAGCTGTGACTGGCCGTGGCAAAGTTGGGAATGGTTTTGGCAGAATTTGGTTGTGTGACgaattccttttagattatatgtaaaaacaaaatatacaaacatatctcgataatttgaaataaaatgttaatatataattagatgattttgaagtattaaaactttaatatcgAATAATCTGGCACGGATGAAGTTTCTGCATATAATACCAAGTATTTTATCGAACAAAAGCTTTGCATTATGATTAAACAGCACAAGCCAAACTAACcattaaatcatttaataattgaatGGTCAACATATTAGGGATTCCTTCCAAacaatctatatatatattggtcTTCCCCAAAACAATCTAAAATAAGAACGTGTTACTAGTGCTCTTTTTGAAGTTTTCTTTTCcgtgacaattttttttctcgaGTGGTACTACAGACCCCAATTGCGCTCTTTGTAATGTAATTTAGATCAgattggtggtggtggtggtggggggCCTCTGGGGATAAAACGTCTTATTCTTACATCTTTTCCATGGATATTGGACTGCAAAATCTCTGTCTCTCCAAGAATCCTTGTAATATATTTGGGTGAAGTTACCACCACGCGAGCAAACAATTCACTCATGTATATATTCTCGATACAATCTCCTCCATATCTCCTGCATTAAATCAAACCCACCACGTCCATTGTTAATAATCATAATCACtaattaattcattaacaaaTCATTGAGAGATGAATTTACCTGGTGAAAAACTCTTCAAGTTCTTGATATGTAATGGGATGACCCTTGGAGAATGTTGCAAACAGAGTTTTATTATCAGgaacattatatatattgtgactgccattgttattattatcagCTTGTTCATCTTGCCCTTGAAGATTTCCATAATATTCACATACGTTAACCAAATCACCATTAGCCGAGCTTCTTGTTGGCGTTATGTCATTAAAGATCCTCTTGCCCACATCCCTATTAAATTCCTTCATGTGTCTTATTGCATGCAGTTTGTTTTCATAAACAACTTTCAAAGAAAGAGGCTCCCCAGCAAGACTACAAATCAGTGGAAGCAATCTCTCATCACTATCCGAAAAAGATTCTCTCTTTAAGCAATCCAGGCAGGCTTCAGACTCCAGTGATAATTCAAGAAACAACGGAGGAGACAAGTCCAGTGAATTGTCGACAAAATTAACGTAGCCAACACGTTCAAGCCAATTCCAGAAGGCCACAATTTTGGAGCCGATTTTAGGAGGCAAACCCAGGTGAAACACTAAACGAGTATACGCTAGGCGGTCAATGTTGTGAAAAATTTTGAGTTCTTCTTGGAGACAGCAAGAAGTCTCACTAGTAGCCATTAGAGAGGAATTAAGCAAGAGTGTTTTGAATAGGGTTGAAATTAAGTGTTGGGTATTTGTAAAATTAGGTTAAGTAAGTCCAAGTAAAGATAGGAATTCGTATTGGAAAGGGAAAAGTGAAAATTAACAAGAATGGAATATCGTGAGAGAGATCAAATCTTTCCtcatttgtatttgtattaaacttctttttttttccattctcTTGTATCTCGTTacaactattatttttataaataataaaattataagtatttatttagaatacatatttaatatatatcattatgtgattgagtaattttgaattaataataaaataatacttaattatttgataataaataaatatatatctatttatatatttttatatgcagTTAACCAAAAAATGAATG belongs to Mangifera indica cultivar Alphonso chromosome 2, CATAS_Mindica_2.1, whole genome shotgun sequence and includes:
- the LOC123208839 gene encoding uncharacterized protein LOC123208839 — its product is MATSETSCCLQEELKIFHNIDRLAYTRLVFHLGLPPKIGSKIVAFWNWLERVGYVNFVDNSLDLSPPLFLELSLESEACLDCLKRESFSDSDERLLPLICSLAGEPLSLKVVYENKLHAIRHMKEFNRDVGKRIFNDITPTRSSANGDLVNVCEYYGNLQGQDEQADNNNNGSHNIYNVPDNKTLFATFSKGHPITYQELEEFFTRRYGGDCIENIYMSELFARVVVTSPKYITRILGETEILQSNIHGKDVRIRRFIPRGPPPPPPPI